The following is a genomic window from Pseudomonas parafulva.
ACGCCAGCTTCTTCGCCCGTCTCTTCCGCCAGCACACTGAACTGTCCCCCAACCAGTATCGCCAGCAATTCATGCAGGAGGCCTAGGCCTCCTGCAGCGGCAAGCTGTGAGCTTCAAGCTGCAAGAAAAAGCCAGAGCAGATCGCATTCTGCTCTGGCTTTTTCTTGCAGCTTGCAGCTTGTCGCTTGTCGCTTGTCGCTTGTCGCTTGCCGCTGCCCGCTAGGGCTTGTGCGCGCGCGACAGGAATTCGTGGGACTGCATTTCCAGCAGGCGGCTGAGGGTGCGCTGAAATTCGAAGCTCAGGCGACCGCCGGTGTAGAGGTCTTTGAGCTCGACCTCGGCCGAGATGATCAGCTTGACGTTGCGGTCGTAGAACTCGTCGACCATGTTGATGAAACGCCGGGCGATGTCGTCGGTGGTGACGCCCATCTGCTCGACGTTACTCAGCAGCACGGCGTGGAAGATCTTGCCCAACTCGATGTAGTCGTTCTGGCTGCGCGGGCCGTCGCACAGCGCGCGGAAGTCGAACCAGGCGACATCGTCGCAGGTGCGCAAGGCATGGATCTCACGGTTCTCGATCACCAGCACATCGTTCTCGACGGCCTGGGTGCACTCCGGCGTCAGCGCCTTGAAGCTGGCGCGCATGCTCTGCTCGGCGGCCTCGTTGAGCGGGAAATGGAACAGCTCGGCTTGCTCCAGGTGACGCAAGCGATAGTCCACGCCACTGTCGACGTTCACCACCTCGGTGTACTGCTTGATCATGGCGATGGCCGGCAGGAAGCGCGCGCGCTGCAGGCCATCCTTGTACAGGCCGTCCGGCACGATGTTGGAGGTGGCCACCAACGACACGCCGTTCTTGAACAACTCTTCCATCAAGGTGCCGAGAATCATGGCATCGGTGATATCGGAGACGAAGAACTCGTCGAAGCAGATGACCCGCGCTTCCTGGGAGAAGCGCTTGGCGATGATCGTCAGCGGATTCTTCTCACCCTTGAGGGTCTTCATTTCCTCGTGCACGCGCTTCATGAAGCGGTGGAAGTGGGTACGCATCTTCTCCTTGAACGGCAGCGCCTCGAAGAAGGTGTCGACCAGGTAGGTCTTGCCCCGCCCTACCCCGCCCCAGAAATACAGGCCTTTGACCGGCGTCTGCTCCTTCTTGCCGAACAGCTTGCCGAGCATACCTGGCTTGTTGTTCTGCGCGGCGATCAGGTCGTCGTACAGGCGCTGCAAATGACGCACCGCCGTTTCCTGCGCCGCGTCATGGAAGAAGTCGGGGCGTTTGAGATCTGCTTGGTATCGTTCTAGGGGCGTCATGATTTCGTTAGCGAGGCAACAAAAAACGGGCCGTCACTGTAGCGAGCGGCCCGCATAATGGCAATTGGCGTTGCGGCGGATTGATCCGGTCAGGTTGACCCGATCAGGAATGACCCGGTCAGGTTGACTCGGTCGGGAATGACTCAGTCGGCCTGCGGCGCAAGCGCCTCGCGCAGACGTTGTACAGCAGCATCGCGGCTTTGCTCATCGACCGCCTGCGGCCCTTCGGCCACCTGCTCGTCCGCCAGCCACAGCGAGAAGCCCAGGCCCTCGACCCGCACATCAGCGTCGCCGCCCTGCTGCAGTTGCTTGCTCACCGCACCCGCGCTCTTGCCGTCGGCGAAGCGCTTGGACAGCAGCAACTGCTCACCGTCGGCGGCCAGCAGGCGGAAGCGGAAGCTGCCGTCTTCGTCGCGGAAGCTAACGAAACGTGCACTCTTGACCGCCTTTTTCTTGCCTTCGGCGCTGGCCTGAACGCTGCTGCGGAACGAACGCAGGCCGACCGATTCGCGAAGTTGCTCGAGGAACGGCGTGGCGATCTTGCGGGCTTTGGCAGCGCCCGCCAGGAGGATGTCTTCGAGATCGGCGGGGCGCGCGATGAGCTGATGATAGTGCTCGCGCTTCTCGGCCAGTTGACCGTCGAGCAGTTGGAACAGACGCTGTTTCGCTTCGCCCCAGCCCAGGCCTTGCAGCAGCTCCTCGCGGAACTCGCCTGCCTGGTCCACGCTGGCGAAGGCCTGGTACAGGGTGAACAGGTGCGCGTTGTCCGGATCCTTGGCCTCGCCCGGGGCGCGCGAATCGGTGACGATCCGCGAGATGGCGTCCTTCATGTCCTTGGCGCTGGTGAACAACGGGATGGTGTTGTCGTAGCTCTTGGACATCTTGCGCCCGTCCAGGCCCGGCAGCGTGGCCACGCTTTCCTCGATCAGCGCCTCGGGCATGACGAAGAACTCCTTGCCCTGGCCGAACAGATGGTTGAAGCGCTGGCCGATGTCGCGGGCCATTTCCACGTGCTGGATCTGGTCACGGCCGACCGGGACCTTGTGCGCGTTGAACATGAGGATGTCGGCGGCCATCAGTACGGGGTAGCTGTACAGGCCCATCGACACACCGGCGTCCGGGTCTTCGCCGGTTTCCAGGTTCTTGTCCACCGACGCCTTGTAGGCGTGGGCGCGGTTGAGCAGGCCCTTGGCGGCCACGCAGGTCAGCAGCCAGGTGAGCTCGGGAATCTCCGGGATGTCGGACTGACGGTAGAAGGTGACCTTGTTCGGATCCAGGCCGCCGGCCAGCCAGGTGGCGGCGATTTCCAGGCGCGAGCGCTGGATGCGCAGTGGATCGTCACACTTGATCAGGGCGTGGTAGTCGGCCAGGAAGTAGAACGAGTCGGCACCGGGCTGCTGGCTGGCGAGGATCGCCGGGCGGATGGCGCCGGCGTAGTTGCCCAGGTGCGGGGTGCCGGTGGTGGTGATACCGGTGAGAATGCGCGTGGTCATGGGAGATCGCTTGTTCAGGCTTGGCTCAGTTCGAAAGACGCGGCAGCAGCAGATCCTTCAGATCGGTCAGCTTGCCATGGAAGAAGTGTCCGCATTCTGCCACTTTCAGCAGCGCATGGGGGCGAGTCAGCGCGTCGGACCATTCATAGACCAACCGAGGCTCGACCACCTCGTCGGTGTCAGGCTGGATCACCGTCAGCGTGCAGCGCTGCGCCAACGGGAACTGCTCGGTCAGGCGCATCACCGCCGGGGCGACCATGAACAGGTGCGCCAGCTCCACGCCAGCCGCCTCCAGGCGACCGGCCAGGCTGGCCGCGACGAAGCCACCGAAGGAGAACCCCATCAGCACTAGCGGCAGGCCGGGGTGGCGCTCGCGCAGCCAGGCCGCTGCCGCTTCGGCATCGGCCACTTCGCCGGCGCCCATGTCGTGGCTGCCAGCGCTCTGGCCGACGCCCCGGTAGTTGAAGCGCAAGGTGACGTAGCCGGCGTCACGGCCGGTACGTTGCAGGGTCGAGACCACCTTGTTGAGCATGGTGCCACCCTGGACTGGGTTGGGGTGGCAGATAAGCACCGCGCCACGGGCGTCGGCCACATCCAGGTACAGCGCCTCCAGAGGACCGCAGGGGCCATCGATGAACAAGGGGGTTTCGCGGACAAGCAAGGCACTACTCCGTGACCTTGGCAAAGGTCGATTCGTCTAGGAGGGGAATTCTGTTCTGATTTGCGATCGCTCGCGGTATACAGCGCAGGTCTGAGCCGTTAACGTAAAGCAAAGCCGTTTATAGAGGAAGGACTCGTGGAACACTCGCTCCTTGTTTGGTTGCTGCC
Proteins encoded in this region:
- a CDS encoding alpha/beta hydrolase, producing the protein MLVRETPLFIDGPCGPLEALYLDVADARGAVLICHPNPVQGGTMLNKVVSTLQRTGRDAGYVTLRFNYRGVGQSAGSHDMGAGEVADAEAAAAWLRERHPGLPLVLMGFSFGGFVAASLAGRLEAAGVELAHLFMVAPAVMRLTEQFPLAQRCTLTVIQPDTDEVVEPRLVYEWSDALTRPHALLKVAECGHFFHGKLTDLKDLLLPRLSN
- the zapE gene encoding cell division protein ZapE is translated as MTPLERYQADLKRPDFFHDAAQETAVRHLQRLYDDLIAAQNNKPGMLGKLFGKKEQTPVKGLYFWGGVGRGKTYLVDTFFEALPFKEKMRTHFHRFMKRVHEEMKTLKGEKNPLTIIAKRFSQEARVICFDEFFVSDITDAMILGTLMEELFKNGVSLVATSNIVPDGLYKDGLQRARFLPAIAMIKQYTEVVNVDSGVDYRLRHLEQAELFHFPLNEAAEQSMRASFKALTPECTQAVENDVLVIENREIHALRTCDDVAWFDFRALCDGPRSQNDYIELGKIFHAVLLSNVEQMGVTTDDIARRFINMVDEFYDRNVKLIISAEVELKDLYTGGRLSFEFQRTLSRLLEMQSHEFLSRAHKP
- a CDS encoding tryptophan--tRNA ligase gives rise to the protein MTTRILTGITTTGTPHLGNYAGAIRPAILASQQPGADSFYFLADYHALIKCDDPLRIQRSRLEIAATWLAGGLDPNKVTFYRQSDIPEIPELTWLLTCVAAKGLLNRAHAYKASVDKNLETGEDPDAGVSMGLYSYPVLMAADILMFNAHKVPVGRDQIQHVEMARDIGQRFNHLFGQGKEFFVMPEALIEESVATLPGLDGRKMSKSYDNTIPLFTSAKDMKDAISRIVTDSRAPGEAKDPDNAHLFTLYQAFASVDQAGEFREELLQGLGWGEAKQRLFQLLDGQLAEKREHYHQLIARPADLEDILLAGAAKARKIATPFLEQLRESVGLRSFRSSVQASAEGKKKAVKSARFVSFRDEDGSFRFRLLAADGEQLLLSKRFADGKSAGAVSKQLQQGGDADVRVEGLGFSLWLADEQVAEGPQAVDEQSRDAAVQRLREALAPQAD